The following DNA comes from Nicotiana sylvestris chromosome 10, ASM39365v2, whole genome shotgun sequence.
ATCGCTTCTTACATCAACCTTCCCGAGTTGGTCCTTCCTGTTGTTGAGAAAATAGCATTTGCATCCAAAGGTTCTAAGATGAGTTATCTTTGGTTTTCTTTCATTGAGCAACTCATAGGAGGTTTTGTTTAGGAGGGACCTGATCatacacctgttcaccaagtagcaagcATCGTTTATTGCTTCTGCCCCCAATTGTTTTTTTGGCAATTCCTTGTCAATGAGCATTATCTATTTCATGTCTTCCAGAGTTTTGATCTTCCTTTCAATAACACCATTTAGCTATAGAGTCATTggtgctgagaagttgtgagtgatacCTTTTTCATTTAAAGACTCATCAAATTTTGGCATTGACATATTCTATCCCGTGGTCAGATCTGATACGTGCTTCCTTCAAGTCCATCTCCACTTGGATCTTCCTAACAAGTGTCGCAAATACCTCAAAAGTCTCTTCCTTTGCTCTAACAGTGTCCAGGTGGATCTTGACTTTGGCAGCCCACGAATCAGGTTCTTCTAAATCAGTTCACTCAGAAGTGAGAGTCTTGAGTGTTCCAATCCTTTATGCCAAGGTTTTACATCATTGTCGACTGCCTTCAAGCAGCTCATATCACCAGTTTGTAAGGATTTAAAGTTAGAGAAGTAGATGTTCTTGTTCTTTTGGCGACTAAgaccacttcaccagttaccagaTTGGTAACTGTACGCATTTTTGATAAGAAATCTACTTTGCTCcctttatcacagatttgagaCACACTCAAGAGACTGTGCTTCAGGCAATTCACATGGCACACGTTCTCAATTAAGTATAACAAAGACTTTCCATCTTTTCCAACATCGAGAATGTACCCcccttttttatatatatacacaggATACATTCCCTTTTctgcagggctttcagtgagagaCAGTCCATGGTGTTTCTAGTCATGTGCTTTTAGCATCCACTAATCATGAACTATTGTAGTCCACTTCCTCTCACTGTTCGTTGCACATATAAAtcatgggttagatttaggaacccaaactagtttgggtcccttgttatgagAAAATGGATGGATAAGGGCTTTTCTAATTCATGCAGACAATATTTGTTTCTTACGAGCGGTACCTAGTCCCTCTTTAGTAGTCACTTTTTAGTAAACACTTTGTTTTCTGAACAGATTGAACCCTAGCCTGGCAAtttctttgaagtgcccattATTCCCACAGTGGGTATAAAACGAGTTATCAGGAACAGTGACGTACTTGCTGTGAGGGTTAtaaggagttttctccttttggaacccgattccctgcctatttccactattgttgaagtacatggcagtgacagtatctgaggaccaggtccactttagagatttctcaagatcaatttttaCTTTCTCCAATTCAGTTTGAAGTTAcctatttttctcaagttcaccaCATAAACTAGTTTTCACATCACTTAATTCCTTCTCAAGCTTGATGCGTGTCTCACTAGCTACTTACTTCCCTTTCCGAATACTCACAGCCTTATGTTCTGAtttgagtccctcaatggtttcctctaggtCAGTAATTATCACTAAAAAGTCACCTCTCTTGCTCAGTAGCTGCAACTTTCTGTTCTAGAGTGTGTTTTTCATTGCTAAAGCCTTCTATGGTTTCCTTCAAATCAACAACCACTACCATAaggtcatctctctcattttatacactatttattttttcattcaaaacttccttttcttttcaagattagctatggtctcatttagaTCCACTACATAGACtaccagatcatctctagattgttcagcaTCTCCTAGCTCTATGGTCAAGATCTCCTTATCATTAATAAGGCTATAATATGcatcaattagaacatttgctaatgaccttaactttttagaagagtaggatttcagatttctctgaacatccctgaaatttacctcatcattttCATCCTCTTCATCATCGTCAGACTGAGCCATCAGTGCAAACAGTGAGTCATATTTCATTGCTTCAGTTTCCACTACCATCATGGAGCTGTTTTTTGCATCTGGTTCCCTTTCTGAttcactggaggagtctccccaagcagcaagagcCTGCTTCACAATATTGTCAGTTGCACTTTTTTGACTAAATCGTTTGTCTGGAACTGggttcctttttgctgctttgtcAGGGTTTAGTTTGTATTGATCCTGTTTTAGAAGTGGACAGTCTTTGTTGAAATGCCCTGGCTTATGATGGCGTTAGCTCACAAACTGGGGTGCATTTTCTCTGTCTTTCTAATTATATTTCTAGGTTACTATTTTCACTTATGATAGATGCTTACCTTTACATATATAGTACTAAACTTAGTTCATCATTTATACATGCATTTCATATTGTAAAAACACATGGAAAAAGCATGTACAAAATAAATGTAGAAATAAGGGCGGGGCCTTACACTGAAAAAATCATGAAACCATTGTGATATAATGAACTCCAACTACTTGGTTAACTTTTTCAACTACCCTATCTCTGTCACTTTGAAAAACATTAATGCAATTTTAATTGTTGCATACCTACTTTCCTCTTCTAGTTTCCCTTGCTATTGTGGAAAAATAATTGGTACTTCTGATTTCTTATTTTGAACTAGAAGGAAGAAACAGAGGTGTAGATGGAAGATTCAATAATAAATGTTGTCTTATTAGGAGTAATATCGTGGACTACACTCTTTCTGTTAATAAGAAAGGTGTTTCCAAAACGTTCTTTTGATTTCTGCAACCGTTTGGTTTCCACAGTCCATGCATCTTTAGCAGTAACTTTGGCTTCCCTCTCTGTTCAAGATTGGAGCTGCCCACTCTGTCCCGTGGCCTCAAAATCTTCTCCCAAGCAGGTATATTttctattttctaattttaattcGTTTGTTACGGTGATGTTTAGGTTAGTTTGCACGTATTAACAAATTCATTGGGTACCTGTTACCTCCCACTAGCATGACTACTAATAATTCTGCCCACTTAGACTTAGAGGGTATTTGACTAAGCTTATAAGTTGGTCAAACTGGCGTATAAGCAccttttggcttatctacgcgtttggtaaatattcaaagtgcttataagccaagtgCTTATAAACTAAAATCAGCTataagtcataagttggtcaccCCCAAGTTTTCAACTTATGGCTTTTCTAGTTTGACCAATATTTTTACTTGTTTAtccttaataatattttttaattcacaaaatactttttccaaaataaattttctGACTTTCTCTTCGTTCCATATTTgttattaattcttttcttcacaaagaaattttttaatttataatcttTTGAAAAATTTAAGAGTATTTTAGTCACTTTAACAAAAAAATAGCTTATCAGCACTTTTATAACTGCTTATTATCAGTTTCATCACTTCTATTCAAACAGATAAAtgcttattttaaaaataagtttCAGCACTTCAAGCTTATCAGCTATTTACAATTagctaatccaaacgggctcttaggcAGACAAAAGAATCAACTTGCGGTTTTTGCCTCTATTGGGATTTGAACTCCAGTATCTCATGACTTTCATCAACCGTTAGGCCACACTGTTGAGCATATTTTTTTATCTTAATTCTTCGTTTAACTCTAAATATGACTCTTGGGAAAAATCAAACAGATGAGGGCACTTGCAGTAACAGCGGCCTATCTTATTTatgattttggatgttgcctctttgACAAGAATGTGAAGATTGATAACTTAATTCACCATTTGGTGTGTGTTGTTGGAATTGGAGCTGGCCATGCTTATGAACGGGTAATTAATAAGACTATCTTATCCTAATTACAATTCCGTTTTTAATTAATTGGTTTTAAGTACCAAATGTTTACTCCCCTATTGCAGTGTGGTTCAGAAATGGTTGCGACGCTATGGATAACAGAAATTTCTAGTCCATTCCTCCATCTGAGGGAGCTTCTCAAAGAACTTGGATACAGAGACACTGACCTTAACTTTGCAGCTGATGTTAGTTTCTCAAATTTTAATTCATCTGCATTTACATTTTAATTTTATTGaaaatgtatatatgtatataataagATAATAGTCATTTTGAACCCACTGACTCTAAATCATAAATTCGCCTCAAAACTGAACCATGAAAGTTTTATCCTCCAATATGGTCACAAGCACACTACTAGCCTAGGTTGCTCAGACTGTTCACTTTCGGTGCCGACTTGTGTCAACACGACGTGGGTGTGGATCTGGATCCGTACAGGATCTAATCAACCAATTTTGGGTACTTTAACTTTGTTGGAGAAATTTGGGACATAGACATTGAATTCTGAAATCAAAACAAAAGCTAGGGTGACGAAAATAAAATACCTTGTATATGGAAATTTCTATGTCAGTCCTTTTCCTTTTATCTATTGCTCGGATTCTCCTCTTAATTAACATTTTCTCCTTCTCAGGATACCTTATAAATTTTCCACATAATATCTCATAATTTGGATGTATTTTTGTAACTCTATTTTTAGATATTTGAATTATTCTTAGCTAAATCTCCGCGCCCATATCCGTACGCTCTTAAAATTTAGATCATGAAGGATCCGATCTCTGGATCCGCACCTGTATTAGATACCCGCACCCGAGTCCGACAACTTAACTACTAGTAAAGCCAAGATTGATGTTTTGCAGGTTTTGTTTGCAGTCATCTTCAGCATTGCTAGGATGATAGGGGGGCCATATCTTGCCTATGTTACTCTTTCTGCTGATAATCCAATCCTCATAAAGGTAATGTTCTACGCTGTATTTTCCACACAAATTTAGGATCAAATGTCCCCTACAAACATTTTATATTAGAATAACAATTAATGTTCTTGAAATTTCTAGGCCATGGCTTTGGGGCTGCAACTTGTCAGTGCTTACTGGTTCTACAAGATTGTGAGGATGGTGATGTACAAATTTTCAAGGAGAACAAAATCTGCAGCTGTTTTTTCAAAGAAGTAATTTGCTGACTTATCCAGAAACTCAATTTCTTTTGTGCTAAAAGTATATTAGCATTTGAAGAGCAGCAAAAAATCACTTTAAGGCTGACTACTTTCGCAATCTCCATCTTTAATTATATCAGCATGATTTTGATAGCACAAAAGAGATTGTACCTTGTTGACTGCAACACGGATTCATTTGTCCTACTGCAGACATGTTATTAAGGAGAGGCGGATTTAGGACAGGTTCTATGGTTCAATCAAACTCATTACTTTAGGCTCGAATTGTGTACACATGTACCAAAAATAAATGCAAACACATTAATTAGAAAATCGCATTTTCTAAATCCACTGACTCTAGATCCGCTTCCGGATCATTAAGCAAGCAGCTCCATTAAGAGCAAATAGAAAGAGCACAATCCTTTGTTTTGAAAGAGCATATCTAAACCAAAGTTATAACTCCACGAGACGAAAATGACTGTGAACTTCATTACCAATTCTCAATTCAGCAGAAGTGCAAGATTGCTAGTTTAACAACAGCATCATAATCCAACACCAAAGAAGCTGAAAGAATATTCCAACACCACCTATAATAAAGAATAGTATGTGCAATAAATGGCACCCAAAATAATTATCCATTGAATCGAATAATTCGGTtgcaaatttaaatttttggatAAATTCACAAATACCTATACAACCCAAAACAATTAGGAGCGCTACATAAACCAAATTATTTACCCAGAATTTGGGTTCTCGGAATAGTACACACCGTCTGAATCAAAATGCTTACACATTCTATCATCGAATATCAGCCAGCCATTGAAGAATACTGATGCGGCACCACaactcttttctccttttctttttttcccttttcgaATTCCATTATTTTTCCATAGGGGAGGCAATTTGAACTCAAATCCGCCCAATTTGCCCAACCCGCCTAGAGATTAATGGGTTGGGCTACAAACATTTTAGCTCATGGGTCAATTAAGGCTAGACCCAGGTTAACACATTATTTTTtagggaaattttcataaagcattatcttttagtagtaattagtcatctatagatatcatttgctataatatggattatagataccttttctgtggttataagatgtgtttgatgtatttaagctattgtattcatgaatacaatagcaaaaataggcgtggaTCAGGGAAGTcaagctaatcagttgttgttttcgactgtattcgactgtattcatggcgtgaaacatgggattacagctggacaaattattgtattcgattgtattcGGCTGTATtacggcgtgaaacaggggaatacactgtttttaaacagaaagtgaatcaattaacataatagactcctaatataactcaattataacacacaaattttgtattttccattataaaaaagattctcaaccgaaaaacactCCAAAAATATAACAATCTTTagaaaaattatataatacatctgaatacataaattatattaattttaaaaaacatatgaatacattcatggcatataacgagacagtgaatacaaatgaaatacataaaatacagcaggatacattgaaatacaatggaaaaaaagacagtgaatacatgaaatacatggaatacatcaagatacattaaattacaatggaaaaaaaagacaataaatacaatgaaatacatgaaaatacaacgtgatacgttgaaaatacattaaaatatattaacagaaatcTTCTTCTCATCGCGATTAATTGAATACCAGGGCTTCTAATTTGATTTAAAAGATTAGCCTTTTTTGTATTAGGCCACCGTCCGACGGGTTCCATTTTGAGAAAGCCTTCCAATGCTTTATGTATCCCTTGAAAACCTAAACCCAACAAAAAGAAAACATTGTTGAGCACATCCGCACAAATATAGTATTGTGTTTATATACTGCTATAGGTATATTTTCTCAATTAGAGAAGTCATCGCTGGGACATTTTTGGGTTCAATTTGAGAAGAGAATATCTCCGGTGACGGAATTTCGACGAACGTGTGTATACGCAAATTTTCTTCCACCATTGTTACACCGGAACTGCTCTAAAACCCGATGCTTGTTCGAGACTGGGCCAGGCATAGCGACAACTTTGAATTggtgagaggaattttgagattgagcatcgtgttttcagggaatgaagaaagagaatgggatgtatcaaagtagagagagaaagaaaatagtgtaactgaataacgtatttagtggcttagggctgagaggtaaccaaaattaaatattttgctataaaccttaaaaggtatctatagaatataattttttttaaatggtatttatttaaaataaataagatgttaacctttgctataggaggtaaaaattcctaattTTTATAGCTCATTCTGACTCATTAAGCAGCCCAAATACAACCCATGAAACTCACCAAAAACAAAGAGATCTCAACGCAACTTATCTAGAAATTCACTTAGTtgccccaattttttttttatattttcaattttctgttcttttgtttttctacaCCACCCACTCACCCCAACCCCACCCCCATCCCCAACCCCCACCTGCAAAATATTTTTCAACTTACACATTTTAAGGTAAAATGTTTTTTTATGCAAGATGAGCATGATTCTAAAACATGGGTCAAGTTGAGCAGGTTGGGTTATGACCCATTGTTTAGTCCATCTTGACCCAGCACATCTTAGCCCAAGTACACTTTGAGCTCGGTTGGGCAATGACCCATTTATTGACCTAACCCATCTTGACCCGCCTAAATTCAGCTCAACCCTCTTATTTGCCACCCCTATAATTCTCCCCAaatcatttattttattttctctttttcttcctaTTCTGATTTCATTCACTTTTTCGGTTCCGTTTTTTTCTTCTATATCAATAAAAACAAATAACTGATACAgcaaacattttttttttcattttctctatACCAATTATCAGAAAATAACTTGTTTAATatatctttttctttatttttgataTGTGTATTACTGTAGGTGTTTCTAGCATATTGTATATCAAAATAATATATCaccataataaaataaatatcaaaataaaatgatATATTAGTGTCTAAGGTAATAGTATACCGAAACGATATTATTGTATGTGAACTCTTGCATCAACTTTTGGTGTAGTGAATTATATCTCAATAAAACTCCATCAAATATCTTGTTTAAGAAATGAATCGAAAAAAATATGAGAACTACGTTGAAATTTTTTAAAAGGTTTGGGTTTGAAATTTCAAAAAGGTtacaaaaaaagaataaaattgtGACAATATAGTATTACATTATATAATATACTATAGCAGTTTCATGTTGCATTAAACTATATACGGAAGAAATGTAACGAGCCGACCGGTCGTTTCGGGTATTCACATTCTGTTTGGTAGTTTGAAGTCTTGattagcttcatatgatgtattacaACTTGCAAGCATAGTTAGTTTTGATTTTCAAAAAGTTCcggattgatttggaagagtaATTCTCAATTTAGAAGTTTTAAGTTGGatgagttgaccaaggtttgacttgtgagtaaacacTCGTGTTTTGATGGTTtcaataggttcatatgataaTTTTGGATTTAGGCTTATATCCGGATTTAGATTTGAAGGCTCCTAGGTTGATTTTGCTTTatttggcaaaagttgaaaatttaaaagtttaaaaatttcataagtttgaccgtGAGTTTACTTTTTGGCTATCGGGTTCAGATTGTTATTCCGGGACTTGGAAGATGTCTATTTTGTCATTTGAAACTTGTATGCAAAGTTTGATTTCGTTTCGAGTTAATTTGATAGGATTCAGATTCGTTGGGTGAAGTTGACGGTTTGAAAGTTAAGAAAATGATCTTGACCTTTGATTcttggttttgatgttatttgtgaTGTTTCGAGCCTTTGGTTAAgtttggattatatatatggaCTTGTTAGCATGATTTGACGGGATCGAGGGGCTTGGGTGAGTCTCAGGGTGGTTTTGGACTATTTTTAGGCCCATTTTAACTACTAATTTTTGGCTATAGGTGTGTACATCCCGATCGCGAGGCTCTAGGCCGCGTTTGCGAAGAGTAAAATGCATTTATGGAATTGTGAATCGTGGAGGGACTGTTCACGATCACAAAGAAGAAATATTTGTTGTTACTGGGCTGACTTCGGGAGCTTATATCTTGCAATTtataaggaattttgaggtgatccCAAAATAAAAGTTGTTTCCCTTTGTGTCTAATTTTCTGAAAATCAAATCGTTTATTATTTGAAACtctgtacaaaaagttatggccaTTGTAGAGGCTGTTTGGGAAGAGTTGGGCAAGTATTTCACAAGTTTGGTCATCACGATCGCGGTGCTTCTTggccgcgatcgcgaagggtaaaATCATGCTGGACATTTTGTGAACCGCGATCGCGAGATTGGTGACCGTAATAGTGAAGGAGAACGACTAGCAAAGCTACgtctaatttcgggattttgagtttattttcttatttttttgagTTCTTAGAGCACAAGTAAGACGATGTTGGAGGAGATAAACACCCAAATCATGAGGGTAAGTAACTTTATCATTATTttgattatatattttattttttttcatggGTTATTACACCTAAATCAAGGATTTGAAGAGAAGAAATCGAGGGTTTTTGACTTGAACTTAAGAGAatgaattttggggttttgaacatgaaattgaggttggatttgaaaatcaattatatatttggactcgtattTGAATATGTATTCGggatttgtgagttttgtcgggtttcaGGGTGAGAACCCAGATTGACACTTTGGTTTactttgagtatttgattaaagatttgacctttATCGTTTGAGTTTgattcctatggtattatttgatgtttttaaattgcttttggctagtttcgagctaTTCAGAGGTCGATTCATGTGGGATGACGCTTCTAGAGTATCTGTTTGACTTGTTTgagataagtatcttgcctaaattTGGTTTAAGAAATTTTTCCTACTAATTGTTATTATTTGCTACATACGGGGATGATGTGTATATGAGATGACGAACATATATACATGTGCCATGGGTATTCATGCTCGGGGTAGATTCTAGCTCACTCTATCTTTATTTGGTTGCATGTTCTACTTGATTTTTTATGTATTATTTTATTAGTTGTCTATTGATCGGGTCAAACCCTACACTactatagagtggcaagagcggtcgatgtgTTCCACAAGGAGCTAATacaatgtttggagttggattcctatctaatctagcagtgtgtagtgctcttaactatacttccaatcattcttgtttgtttgttggttacttctaattttatactaatgatgtgcgaaattaagctaagtagatgtgtttgtagggttttctaaatgggtaaagagGCATTAGGaaagtgacttactcctaggtgagtatcGAACGAGATCTAGAACTTAGGGCAATAATGTTAAAGCTGG
Coding sequences within:
- the LOC104249746 gene encoding uncharacterized protein, whose translation is MEDSIINVVLLGVISWTTLFLLIRKVFPKRSFDFCNRLVSTVHASLAVTLASLSVQDWSCPLCPVASKSSPKQMRALAVTAAYLIYDFGCCLFDKNVKIDNLIHHLVCVVGIGAGHAYERCGSEMVATLWITEISSPFLHLRELLKELGYRDTDLNFAADVLFAVIFSIARMIGGPYLAYVTLSADNPILIKAMALGLQLVSAYWFYKIVRMVMYKFSRRTKSAAVFSKK